The Schistocerca americana isolate TAMUIC-IGC-003095 unplaced genomic scaffold, iqSchAmer2.1 HiC_scaffold_240, whole genome shotgun sequence genome contains a region encoding:
- the LOC124575374 gene encoding calponin homology domain-containing protein DDB_G0272472-like, producing the protein MAQLARTAQLARTAQLARTSQLARTAQLERTAQLDRTAQLERTAQLQRTAKLERTAQLERAAQLQRAAQLERAAQLERAAQLERAAQIECTAQLERKSQPERTPQPERTAELERTAQLTRTGKLARTANLVRTAKLVRTARLARTARLAWTARLPRTARLARTARLARTAQLARTAQLARTEQLARTAQLARTALLERTAQLERTAQLWRTAQHKRAAQLERAAQLERAAQLERAAQLVRTAELERAAQLARTAQLARTAKVARTAKLARTAKLARTAKVARTARLARTAQLARTAQLERTAQLERTAQLWRTAQHKRAAQLERTAQLERTAQLERTAQLERTAQLEMTAQLERTAQHDRTAQLERTAQLERTAQLERTAQLERSAQLERTAQLERTAQLERTAQLERTAQLERTAQLEMTAQLERTAQHDRTAQLERTAQLERTAQLERTAQLERSAQLERTAQLERTAQIERTAQPERTAQRERTAQLEWAAQLERTAQLERTAQLERTALLERKAQHVKTAKLAKAARLARKARLARTARLAMTAQLARTVQLARTAQLARTAQLARTAQLTRTAQLARTAQLARTAQLARTAQLARTAQLARTAQLTKTAQLASTAQLARTAQLARTTQVAGTAQLAWTAQVARTAQLARTAQLARTAQLARTA; encoded by the coding sequence atggctcagcttgcgaggacggcacagcttgcgaggacggcacagcttgcaaggacatcacagcttgcgaggacagctcaacttgagaggacagctcaacttgacaggacagctcaacttgagaggacagctcaacttcagaggacagcaaaacttgagaggactgctcaacttgagagggctgctcagcttcagagggcagctcaacttgagagggcagctcaacttgagagggcagctcaacttgagagggcagctcaaattgagtgtacagctcaacttgagaggaaatctcaacctgagaggacacctcaacctgagaggacagctgaacttgagaggacagcacaacttacgaggacaggaaagcttgcgaggacagcaaaccttgtgaggacagcaaagcttgtgaggacagcacggcttgcgaggacagcaaggcttgcgtggacagcacggcttccgaggacagcacggcttgcaaggacagcacggcttgcgaggacagcacagcttgcgaggacagcacagcttgcgaggacagaacagcttgcgaggacagcacagcttgcgaggacagcattacttgagaggacagctcaacttgagaggacagctcaactttggaggacagctcaacataagagggcagctcaacttgagagggcagctcaacttgagagggcagctcaacttgagagggcagctcaacttgtgaggacagctgaacttgagagggcagcacaacttgcgaggactgcacaacttgcgagaacagcaaaggtcgcgaggacagcaaagctcgcgaggacagcaaagcttgcgaggacagcaaaagtcgcaaggacagcacggctcgcgaggacagcacagcttgcgaggacagctcaacttgagaggacagctcaacttgagaggacagctcaactttggaggacagctcaacataagagggcagctcaacttgagaggacagctcaacttgagaggacagctcaacttgagaggacagctcaacttgagaggacagctcaactagagatgactgctcaactagagaggacagctcaacatgataggacagctcaacttgagaggacagctcaacttgagaggacagctcaactagagaggacagctcaacttgagaggtcagctcaacttgagaggacagctcaacttgagaggacagctcaacttgagaggacagctcaacttgagaggacagctcaacttgagaggacagctcaactagagatgacagctcaactagagaggacagctcaacatgataggacagctcaacttgagaggacagctcaacttgagaggacagctcaactagagaggacagctcaacttgagaggtcagctcaacttgagaggacagctcaacttgagaggacagctcaaattgagaggacagcccaacctgagaggacagcacaacgtgagaggacagctcaacttgagtgggcagctcaacttgagaggacagctcaacttgagaggacagcccaacttgagaggacagcactacttgagaggaaagcacaacatgtgaagacagcaaagcttgcgaaggcagcacggctggcgaggaaagcacggcttgcgaggacagcaaggcttgcgatgacagcacagcttgcgaggacagtacagcttgcgaggacagcgcagcttgcgaggacagcacagcttgcgaggacagcacagctaacgaggacagcacagcttgcgaggacagcacagcttgcgaggacagcacagcttgcgaggacagcacagcttgcgaggacggcacagcttgcgaggacggcacagcttacaaagacggcacagcttgcgagcacagcacagcttgcgaggacagcacagcttgcgaggacaacacaggttgcggggacagcacagcttgcgtggacagcacaggttgcgaggacagcacagcttgcgaggacagcacagcttgcgaggacagcacagcttgcgaggacagcatag
- the LOC124575375 gene encoding seminal vesicle major clotting proteins-like, with protein sequence MAQLARTAQLARTSQLARTAQLERTAELEGQLNLRGQLNFRGQQNLRGLLNLRGLLSFRGQLNLRGQLNLRGQLNLRGQLNLRGQLNFSVQLNLRGNLNLRGHLNLRGQLNLRGQHNLQGQESLRGQQSFLRGQHSLQGQHSLRGQQGLRGQYSLRGQLYLKGQLNSRGQLNLRGQLNFRGQLNLRGQLNLRGQLNLRGQLNLSGQLNLRGQLNLRGQLHLRGQLNLRGQHNLRGQHNL encoded by the exons atggcacagcttgcgaggacggcacagcttgcaaggacatcacagcttgcgaggacagctcaacttgagaggacagctgaacttgaagggcagctcaacttgagaggacagctcaacttcagaggacagcaaaacttgagaggactgctcaacttgagagggctgctcagcttcagagggcagctcaacttgagagggcagctcaacttgagagggcagctcaacttgagagggcagctcaacttgagagggcagctcaacttcagtgtacagctcaacttgagaggaaatctcaacctgagaggacacctcaacctgagaggacagctcaacttgagaggacagcacaacttacaaggacaggaaagcttgcgaggacagcaaagctt cttgcgaggacagcacagcttgcaaggacagcacagcttgcgaggccagcaaggcttgcgaggacagtacagcttacgaggacagctctacttgaaaggacagctcaactcgagaggacagctcaacttgaggggacagctcaactttagaggacagctcaacttgagaggacagctcaacttgagaggacagctcaacttgagaggacagctcaacttgagtggacagctcaacttgagaggacagctcaacttgagaggacagctacacttgagaggacagctcaacttgaggggacagcacaacttgagaggacagcacaacttgtga